A stretch of the Papaver somniferum cultivar HN1 chromosome 6, ASM357369v1, whole genome shotgun sequence genome encodes the following:
- the LOC113291607 gene encoding uncharacterized protein LOC113291607 has translation MDGVSINLDHLLSQGETNEDDTTRLGKRTKISNESTSHINDPESSSTNTIENAIIESLEAQRCTTRGEQYGDTLMKIQNHLNSTMKLISWNVQGLKTTATRDPLFDLIRTQNPDIIFLYETKISKDKSRPLISHFQYPNQAFIELIGLSGGLLILWKDGFTCELHDSTYNMFNLIVQHDPSRPEYLLTCMYGYPDFDRKQEQWNYIQQIGRNHYGPWILIGDLNFHLLDDNTISSSSSDGFVNNIVNTCGLEDIGY, from the exons ATGGATGGTGTCAGTATCAACCTAGATCACCTTCTAAGTCAGGGAGAAACTAATGAAGATGACACTACTAGACTCGGTAAACGAACCAAAATTTCCAATGAGTCTACCAGTCACATTAATGATCCTGAGTCTTCTTCTACAAATACCATTGAAAATGCAATCATAGAATCTTTGGAAGCTCAAAGGTGCACAACTCGAGGAGAGCAATATGGAGATACATTAATGAAGATTCAG AATCATTTAAACAGCACTATGAAACTCATATCTTGGAATGTTCAAGGACTTAAGACCACTGCTACAAGAGATCCTCTGTTTGATCTAATTAGAACTCAGAATCCGGACATAATCTTTCTTTATGAGACTAAAATTTCTAAGGATAAAAGTCGACCTCTCATATCTCATTTTCAATATCCTAACCAAGCCTTTATTGAACTTATAGGCTTATCTGGAGGGTTACtcattctttggaaagatggcttTACTTGTGAGCTACATGATTCCACTTACAACATGTTTAATCTCATTGTTCAACATGATCCTAGTCGCCCTGAATATCTGCTTACCTGTATGTATGGTTACCCAGACTTTGATAGGAAGCAAGAACAGTGGAACTACATCCAACAGATAGGTAGAAACCATTATGGCCCTTGGATTCTAATTGGTGACTTAAATTTTCATCTCCTAGATGATAACACaatatcttcctcctcttctGATGGTTTTGTTAATAATATTGTCAATACTTGTGGTCTTGAGGATATTGGTTATTAG